The segment GGTAAATAGGTGACACGGCCCGAACACATCGCTATTCCCGGCGCTAATTTCTATCTTTACTATTGAGAATTTGCGCTATTTGTACATAGGGTTCATATTACGATAGTTTGGCCGGCGGCCGGACAAGTCGTGATGCAGCCGCAACTCATTGCCCAATCACAGAAATAAGGAGATTCACGATGGCGTGGATAACGTTTGATGACTACAAGGACAAGTACCAGCACATCAAACTGGAACGTGACGAAGACGGCATCCTGCTGGTCACGTTCCACACGGATGGCAGCGACGTGGTCTGGGGTGTAGGAGTCCATGACAACGTTTCATCGCTCTGGGATGACATCAGCAGGGACCGGGGAAACCGGGTTGTCATCATCACCGGGGCGGGCGACACCTTCATCGACAAGGAAGCCCCGATTGACAACAAGAACTGGGTCACGCCCGAAATCTGGCTCGGCCTCCATCACGACGCCAAGCGCCTTGTGCTCGGCCACCTCGACATCGAAGTTCCGATGATCGCGGCAGTGAACGGTCCCGCAAGGTATCACAACGAGCAGGCGCTGCTCTGCGACATCGTCATCGCTTCCGAGGATGCCGTTTTCGCCGATCATGCACACTTCTCCCAGGGGAACATTCCGGGCGACGGGATGCAGATTATCTGGCCGCTGGTTATTGGTTTGAACCGCGGCCGGTACTTCCACCTCACCGGACAGGAGATCACCGCGCAGCAGGCCTACGAATGGGGTGCTGTGAACGAGGTGGTGCCCAAGGATCAGGTAGTTGCCAGGGCATACGAACTCGCGCGGATGCTGGCTGCGAAGCCTACGCTGACGCTGCGTTCCACCCGGATGCTTATGGTGAACGAGCTCAAGAAGACCATGAATGACGCGGTCAGCCACGGAATGATGACCGAAGGTCTTGTTGCAATGGGCGAAGGCTGGAATCCGACTCCGCTCACCGGACCGGAACTCGCTGCAGGGGTCAAGACTCCCGCCTGACGCAAACGAAAGCGCCGACGACTTGAGATGTCGTCGGCGCTTTCTGCTCTGGTTAAACTGCGCTGACCAAGGGCGTTGGATGTTCGCCACGCGAATCGCTGTAAACGACGAAACCGTTCCTGGCACGAACCAAAGCCCGGCCAGGAACGGTTGCGTCTGGAAGATCTGTCAGGAATAACCGAAATGGCGGGCCCGGCGGGCCCACTCTGCCGCATCGATTGCTTCCATGATGGGCAGGTAAGCGCCGCCTTCTGCTTCACCCTCGAGCAACTCACCACGCGCCAGGAGGGACAGATTCTCGCGGAAGCCTGCCACGGCCCCGTTCACGGTGTTGATGACCAGCAGCATCTTCACACCGGCGTCTTCGAGTTCCTGGCGCTCCTCCAGGGTTGGATTCTTCACGGTCACCATGACGTACTTGCCAGGGACGACTGCCGAGAGCTTGGGCAAGTCGAGAAGGGGGTAGCCGCACGGATAGAGCATGTCTGCGCCGGCGGCAGAATAGGCGGCCATGCGCTCAGCGAGATTGTCGAAGCCAAAGCGGCTGGCATCCGAGCGGGCAACGATCACCGTGTCCGGGGACGTCCGGGCTTCCACGCAGGCACGGATGATGTTGCTCATCTCATCGACGCTGCGAAGTTTGAGTTGCGGCTTCCAGCGCTCTCCGCCGTCTTTGGGTGTCCAAAAGTGCTTCGTTGCGGGCACCATGTCTTCGACCAGCAGGGCTGCGACGCCGGCTTGCTCGGCAAGTTGGACGCCGCGGAATGCTTGGAGAGGTGATCCTCCTGCATCATCGAAGTCGAGAATGAGTGGCAGATCGGTGATTGCCGTGATGCGCCTGCCGGCCTCGATGAGTTCTCCCTGGGAAATAAAGCCGTTATCCGGCACCCCGTAGTGGAAGTTGGAGTAGGTGCCGCCGGCGATGAGCACGACGTCGAAGCCGGCTTGCTCAATCATTTTCGCCGAGAGTGCATCGTAGGCACCCGGCGCGATGATCATCTTGGAGTCCGCAAGCAGTTCCCGGAGTCTTTGGGCGGGTTTCATGGGCTTTCCCTTCTTTTCGTCGGAGTTTATGGCTACGACGGAAAGAGTTTTCGCGGAACGTAGCAGTGTTACTATCGTATCACGGTAACTATATTCACTATTTGAAAAGTGGCCGACAAGGGAGTCAGCATCGTGTTGCTTTCTCCTCATCAGTACGACCTAAAGGATGACCATGCAACAGACCAAGCCCCAAGACGCAGTAAGCAACAACGTCAGTGAGCCAAGCGTTCACGTCAGCAACTCGGGGGGAGTTCGCGTCATAACGATCACCCGTCCGCACAAGCGCAACGCGATTGACCGTCCCACTGCCCTGGCGCTTGCGGCCGCGTTCGATGAATTTGATGCCGATGATTCTGCAAGTATCGCCATCCTCACCGGCGCTGGCGGATATTTCTCCGCCGGCGCCGACCTCGCGTCGGTTGCAGCGGGGGATGTCCCGGTCATCGAGGGACGCGGGTTCGCCGGCATCACCCGCCGGACGCCGGTGAAACCTGTCATTGCCGCCGTCGAAGGCTATGCCTACGCAGGGGGCTTT is part of the Arthrobacter ramosus genome and harbors:
- a CDS encoding enoyl-CoA hydratase/isomerase family protein, with protein sequence MAWITFDDYKDKYQHIKLERDEDGILLVTFHTDGSDVVWGVGVHDNVSSLWDDISRDRGNRVVIITGAGDTFIDKEAPIDNKNWVTPEIWLGLHHDAKRLVLGHLDIEVPMIAAVNGPARYHNEQALLCDIVIASEDAVFADHAHFSQGNIPGDGMQIIWPLVIGLNRGRYFHLTGQEITAQQAYEWGAVNEVVPKDQVVARAYELARMLAAKPTLTLRSTRMLMVNELKKTMNDAVSHGMMTEGLVAMGEGWNPTPLTGPELAAGVKTPA
- a CDS encoding isocitrate lyase/PEP mutase family protein, coding for MKPAQRLRELLADSKMIIAPGAYDALSAKMIEQAGFDVVLIAGGTYSNFHYGVPDNGFISQGELIEAGRRITAITDLPLILDFDDAGGSPLQAFRGVQLAEQAGVAALLVEDMVPATKHFWTPKDGGERWKPQLKLRSVDEMSNIIRACVEARTSPDTVIVARSDASRFGFDNLAERMAAYSAAGADMLYPCGYPLLDLPKLSAVVPGKYVMVTVKNPTLEERQELEDAGVKMLLVINTVNGAVAGFRENLSLLARGELLEGEAEGGAYLPIMEAIDAAEWARRARHFGYS